A window of the Candidatus Binatia bacterium genome harbors these coding sequences:
- a CDS encoding AAA family ATPase, giving the protein MIATDKFAATFALMPPGDRSIMPTIARTAARNGYAVVPIAPNGKTPLCTLTARQAKAADKAAQEAAREAGRGNWEDARHACGIAHAITDPAVADRVFKRLTKERGGPINIGVEVGRSRMVLVDADTDEQVKAYIATWQAEQPDMNLAVMMPTVSTPGVMQTDENGVEQWRHKDGGHFWYELPDDCNLDGLPGHGTLRDDTGFQVYWRDHQGLVPPSLRPEGPYILRGQVGKAPKWLLDRIWMAAESWALRRAQQAAKVRYDGDPIDIWSAATPWADLLEADGWTNTGKVDRCSCPIWTRPGDAAHWKSATTHEPGCTNFEISEDRGGFMRLWTDSPPQFLADWVARSGKKSLSKLQYHAARHHDGDVRAAMSDLEISAIYGEDGEIRDELLAMLDALAAGDEPSPVVPQPETTVPIAETHSQAEPAGTYADDLGGSAPDSTATDSAAADSTATNSAGTDSTATDDGPAASTELPGIEAYRDELARNRRLRFEVSQLYIRDRAKTIFEEMQGHADARGLRARLDAATDRASELPDDEQEVRWRVDGLWMQGQRVMLAAKMKVGKTTVNINLERSLVDGKPFCGQFETTAITGNLLVVNAEMTGRQYRDWLRKAPIDNRDKILALHLREARLSDFNLLNPVARRELVAYLKDHGVTALLLDPLGPLFAAADVDENSANDVGRWFGGLNDVVAAAEVSDQFLTHHFGHSNERTRGSSKLMDTPDAIWFYTADDETPVEDDEDDSGLLANIALAQPARYLRAFGRDVQLPRSRVEYDDDTKLLSIPRIGDGPRSATQKAGAASNRRRALLDRIERVVASRPPSIKYSDLWAVIGGNKDEFRDGLEALRESGRLVETQGPHRARIFAIAVPNDTPTT; this is encoded by the coding sequence GTGATCGCCACCGACAAGTTCGCCGCCACGTTCGCGCTGATGCCGCCGGGCGACCGGTCGATCATGCCGACCATCGCGCGCACCGCGGCGCGCAACGGGTACGCCGTGGTGCCGATCGCGCCCAACGGCAAGACGCCACTGTGCACGCTGACCGCGCGACAGGCCAAGGCCGCCGACAAGGCCGCGCAGGAGGCGGCACGCGAGGCCGGGCGCGGCAACTGGGAGGACGCCCGGCACGCCTGCGGCATCGCGCACGCCATCACCGACCCGGCGGTGGCCGACCGGGTGTTCAAGCGGCTCACCAAGGAGCGCGGCGGCCCGATCAACATCGGTGTCGAGGTCGGCCGCTCGCGCATGGTCCTGGTCGACGCGGACACCGACGAGCAGGTCAAGGCGTACATCGCCACCTGGCAGGCCGAGCAGCCCGATATGAATCTCGCCGTCATGATGCCGACCGTGTCCACGCCGGGCGTGATGCAGACCGACGAGAACGGCGTGGAGCAGTGGCGACACAAGGACGGCGGGCACTTCTGGTACGAGCTGCCCGACGACTGCAACCTGGACGGTTTGCCCGGCCACGGAACCTTGCGCGACGACACCGGCTTTCAGGTGTACTGGCGCGACCACCAGGGCCTGGTGCCGCCGTCGCTGCGGCCCGAAGGTCCCTACATCCTGCGCGGGCAGGTCGGCAAAGCCCCGAAATGGCTGCTGGACCGGATCTGGATGGCCGCCGAGTCGTGGGCGCTACGGCGGGCGCAGCAAGCCGCCAAGGTCCGTTATGACGGCGACCCGATCGACATTTGGAGCGCAGCCACGCCGTGGGCGGACCTGCTGGAGGCGGATGGCTGGACGAACACCGGCAAGGTGGACCGCTGTAGTTGCCCGATCTGGACCCGACCAGGCGACGCGGCGCACTGGAAGAGCGCCACCACACACGAGCCGGGCTGCACCAACTTCGAGATCAGCGAAGACCGTGGCGGCTTCATGCGGCTGTGGACAGACAGCCCGCCACAGTTCCTTGCCGACTGGGTGGCGCGCTCCGGTAAGAAGTCGCTGAGCAAGTTGCAGTACCACGCAGCGCGCCACCACGACGGCGATGTGCGTGCCGCCATGTCCGATCTGGAAATCAGCGCGATCTACGGCGAGGACGGCGAGATTCGCGACGAGCTGCTGGCCATGCTCGACGCGCTGGCAGCCGGGGACGAACCGTCACCGGTGGTTCCGCAACCGGAAACAACGGTGCCGATCGCGGAAACACACTCGCAAGCAGAGCCTGCCGGCACGTACGCCGACGACCTGGGCGGGTCCGCGCCGGACTCGACCGCCACGGATTCGGCGGCTGCGGACTCGACCGCCACGAACTCGGCGGGGACGGACTCGACCGCCACCGATGACGGTCCGGCGGCGAGCACAGAGTTGCCGGGCATCGAGGCGTACCGCGACGAGTTGGCCCGCAACCGGCGGCTGCGCTTCGAGGTCAGTCAGCTCTACATCCGCGACCGGGCAAAGACCATCTTCGAGGAGATGCAGGGCCACGCCGATGCCCGCGGCTTGCGTGCCCGGCTCGACGCCGCCACCGACCGGGCCAGCGAACTCCCCGACGACGAGCAGGAGGTCCGGTGGCGTGTCGACGGGCTGTGGATGCAGGGCCAGCGCGTGATGCTCGCCGCGAAGATGAAGGTCGGCAAGACGACCGTGAACATCAACCTGGAACGCTCGCTGGTGGACGGCAAGCCGTTCTGCGGACAGTTCGAGACCACGGCCATCACCGGCAACCTGCTCGTGGTCAACGCGGAAATGACCGGCCGGCAGTACCGCGACTGGCTACGGAAGGCGCCGATCGACAACCGCGACAAGATCCTGGCACTGCACCTGCGCGAGGCGCGGCTGTCCGACTTCAACCTGCTCAACCCGGTCGCGCGGCGGGAGTTGGTGGCGTACCTGAAAGATCACGGGGTCACTGCGCTGCTGCTCGATCCGCTTGGACCGCTGTTCGCGGCGGCCGACGTGGACGAGAACTCGGCCAACGACGTGGGCCGCTGGTTCGGCGGACTCAACGACGTGGTCGCCGCAGCCGAGGTCAGCGACCAGTTCCTAACCCACCACTTCGGGCACAGCAATGAGCGCACCCGGGGTTCGTCCAAGTTGATGGACACTCCCGATGCGATCTGGTTCTACACCGCCGACGACGAGACGCCCGTCGAAGACGACGAGGACGACAGTGGCCTGCTCGCCAACATCGCGCTGGCCCAGCCGGCGCGGTACCTGCGCGCCTTCGGCCGTGACGTGCAGTTGCCCCGCAGCCGGGTCGAATACGACGACGACACCAAGCTGCTGAGCATCCCCCGCATCGGCGACGGGCCGCGGTCCGCGACGCAGAAGGCCGGGGCGGCATCCAACCGACGGCGGGCGCTGCTGGACCGCATCGAACGAGTGGTGGCCAGCCGACCGCCGAGCATCAAGTACAGCGACCTCTGGGCGGTCATCGGCGGCAACAAGGACGAGTTCCGCGACGGCCTGGAGGCGCTGCGGGAGTCCGGCAGGTTGGTCGAGACGCAGGGGCCACACCGCGCCCGAATCTTCGCAATTGCGGTACC
- a CDS encoding competence protein CoiA family protein has translation MSDGRAAPGAAYRPGRPRRAVGGGVRYALDQHGDRVESAPGLRAICPCCEAPVIAKCGDILTWHWAHMSIEDCDPWAEPNNEWHRGWQMLVPPDRREVRIGKHRADMLTRSGRVIELQDSYLPPTEIRVREHHYGNMLWIFNAIEPYANDRLLIRPRDGYVSFRWKQPRKSLAWCQRPVLLDIGYGQLLHVKKIHTEAPCGGWGRIITLDGAL, from the coding sequence GTGTCAGATGGCCGGGCGGCACCCGGTGCTGCGTACCGACCGGGCCGACCTCGGCGAGCGGTGGGCGGCGGCGTGAGGTACGCACTCGACCAACACGGCGACCGAGTTGAGTCAGCACCTGGTCTGCGGGCCATCTGCCCCTGCTGCGAGGCCCCGGTGATTGCTAAGTGCGGTGACATTTTGACATGGCACTGGGCGCACATGTCCATTGAGGACTGCGACCCGTGGGCAGAGCCCAATAACGAGTGGCACCGAGGGTGGCAGATGCTCGTGCCACCCGACCGGCGAGAAGTACGCATCGGTAAGCACCGCGCTGACATGCTGACCCGCAGCGGGCGGGTCATCGAGTTGCAGGACTCGTACCTGCCGCCGACGGAGATCCGGGTACGCGAACACCACTACGGCAACATGCTGTGGATCTTCAACGCCATCGAACCGTATGCCAATGACCGGCTACTCATCCGGCCGCGAGATGGGTACGTCAGCTTCCGCTGGAAGCAGCCTCGCAAGAGCTTGGCGTGGTGTCAGCGTCCGGTACTGCTCGACATCGGCTACGGCCAGTTGCTGCACGTGAAGAAGATCCACACTGAGGCGCCCTGTGGTGGGTGGGGCCGAATCATCACCTTGGACGGCGCCTTGTGA
- a CDS encoding DNA polymerase, which yields MELDLGAPVQLAESGLIPLHLLNAHYVIGREPATRWATLLARSEPWLAVDIETEGVGAAAMRVKAVTVGTANHAVILDPRDPVQADTVRSVLQTVPTIVLHNAPFDIPVLVRLGLMRSVDIRKVRDTLVYCRLAEPDELTSKSLLAAGGRYLGGEVNDVLTKAFKDLGLTKTVGFKTFDLDRGIYQRGAALDVIVTARLYPLVREAAYRRLTEGHPFKGSGVSGADAWELVDREQVINRMFIARAAKGLRVDLDRLDAYRASVLAQQDKDRAALETVGVKPGNGGSLTRWLEERGALPADHPRTAKTGAASSQADHLKVLDHPIAQAFVRLKMTEKVEKDYLQKVVDLADDATGCYRVHPTTTILGAATGRMSMSGPPLQQFPAEARGIVLADEGDQLTSIDWSQIEPVVAANLAKDHKVLAGYEDGSSDLYSTVAAVAGITRKHAKVVVLAQMYGEGMKKLAADLGISQNAAYRLRDTVFNAMPGVAKLITKLRNIGDQHRLVITLSGRILPIPIGQFGVAVHKAVNYFVQGSAYDVLAEALVRIDAAGLSDAVYLAMHDELVVSTDAADEVERIMRTPPERLCQMAGRHPVLRTDRADLGERWAAA from the coding sequence ATGGAGCTTGATCTCGGCGCGCCTGTTCAACTGGCCGAATCCGGCCTGATACCGCTGCACCTTCTCAACGCCCACTACGTCATCGGTCGCGAGCCGGCCACCCGCTGGGCGACGCTGCTGGCCCGCAGCGAGCCGTGGCTGGCCGTCGACATCGAGACCGAAGGGGTCGGGGCCGCCGCGATGCGCGTCAAGGCGGTCACCGTCGGCACCGCCAACCATGCGGTCATACTCGACCCACGTGACCCGGTCCAGGCGGACACGGTTCGCTCGGTCTTGCAGACCGTACCGACAATCGTGTTGCACAACGCGCCGTTCGACATTCCGGTCCTGGTCCGCCTCGGGCTGATGCGGTCGGTGGACATTCGCAAGGTACGGGACACGCTGGTGTACTGCCGACTCGCCGAACCGGACGAGTTGACCAGTAAATCGCTGCTCGCCGCAGGTGGCCGCTACCTCGGCGGCGAGGTTAACGACGTACTGACCAAGGCGTTCAAGGATCTTGGCCTGACCAAGACGGTCGGGTTCAAGACGTTCGACCTGGACCGCGGCATCTACCAGCGCGGTGCGGCGCTGGATGTGATCGTGACCGCTCGGCTGTACCCGCTGGTGCGGGAGGCCGCGTACCGGCGGCTCACCGAGGGGCATCCGTTCAAGGGCAGCGGGGTGTCCGGTGCGGACGCCTGGGAGTTGGTCGACCGCGAGCAGGTGATCAACCGGATGTTCATCGCCCGCGCGGCCAAGGGGCTGCGCGTCGACCTGGACCGCCTCGACGCGTACCGGGCGTCGGTGCTCGCCCAGCAGGACAAGGACCGGGCCGCGCTGGAGACGGTCGGGGTCAAGCCGGGCAACGGCGGGTCGTTGACCCGGTGGCTGGAGGAGCGCGGCGCGCTGCCGGCCGACCATCCGCGCACCGCCAAGACCGGGGCGGCGTCAAGCCAGGCCGATCACCTGAAGGTGCTCGACCACCCGATCGCGCAGGCGTTCGTGCGGCTGAAGATGACCGAGAAGGTGGAGAAGGACTATCTACAGAAAGTCGTCGACCTGGCCGACGACGCGACCGGCTGCTACCGGGTACACCCGACGACCACGATCCTCGGTGCGGCGACCGGTCGGATGTCGATGTCCGGTCCGCCGTTGCAGCAGTTCCCGGCCGAGGCCCGCGGCATCGTGCTCGCCGACGAGGGCGACCAGTTGACCTCCATCGACTGGTCACAGATCGAGCCAGTGGTGGCGGCGAACCTGGCCAAGGACCACAAGGTGCTGGCCGGCTACGAGGACGGCAGCAGCGACCTGTACTCCACTGTCGCGGCGGTGGCCGGCATTACCCGTAAGCACGCCAAGGTCGTCGTTCTCGCACAAATGTACGGAGAAGGGATGAAGAAGCTCGCCGCCGACCTGGGCATCAGCCAGAACGCCGCATACCGGCTGCGGGACACGGTGTTCAACGCCATGCCCGGCGTGGCCAAGCTGATCACCAAGTTGCGCAACATCGGCGACCAGCACCGGTTGGTGATCACGCTGTCCGGCCGCATCCTGCCGATCCCGATCGGCCAGTTCGGTGTCGCCGTCCACAAGGCGGTCAACTACTTCGTGCAGGGCTCGGCCTACGACGTGCTCGCGGAGGCGCTGGTGCGCATCGACGCGGCCGGGTTGTCGGATGCGGTGTACCTGGCGATGCACGACGAACTGGTGGTGTCCACCGACGCGGCCGACGAGGTCGAACGGATCATGCGGACCCCGCCCGAGCGGTTGTGTCAGATGGCCGGGCGGCACCCGGTGCTGCGTACCGACCGGGCCGACCTCGGCGAGCGGTGGGCGGCGGCGTGA
- a CDS encoding helix-turn-helix domain-containing protein, protein MKTTSADDLLTIDDIAAVLKVSPATVRAWRVRGKGPRVTKVGKHVRFRRADFDLWLAACAEPRPAPVRHRRPAA, encoded by the coding sequence ATGAAGACGACCAGCGCGGACGACCTACTCACCATCGACGACATCGCCGCCGTGCTGAAGGTGTCCCCGGCGACGGTCCGGGCCTGGCGGGTGCGGGGCAAGGGGCCGCGCGTCACCAAGGTCGGCAAGCACGTGCGATTCCGTCGCGCCGACTTTGACCTGTGGCTGGCCGCCTGTGCCGAGCCACGACCCGCACCGGTCAGGCACCGTCGGCCCGCCGCCTAG
- a CDS encoding site-specific integrase produces the protein MRTAADEFLQKGLTHRSAGTRRAYARPLDVLVNVTGERMPITRLDRTHIDEALRLSKGGIALKVPASRRQELHGRSEESLNVDRTAYSRFVHYWQTRGYFHGKISPTAHIEYAKRKRKSGERKRPLTIEVGMEVMRLAGETHPRDRMAVALALFTGMRVSEIAALRWGHVKWADKEIHFPRDKADDEHVAMFNPPLERELQTWHGIYGERHGTISDDWYVVPGRLQGKYRDRFDRMNPDWPMIPNRPATNLYVCLKPLLVAAGVQHLDGKAWHTLRRTFANEFYEEKRDIRSVQEALGHKSEKTTEIYLDMDEQRNKNKIAMRNWDPTRKIAQATGNVVPFQRKAQ, from the coding sequence ATGCGAACCGCCGCCGACGAGTTCCTACAGAAGGGACTGACGCACCGGTCGGCCGGCACGCGGCGCGCCTACGCCCGGCCGCTCGATGTGTTGGTCAACGTCACCGGCGAGCGGATGCCGATCACCCGGCTCGACCGCACGCACATCGATGAGGCCCTACGACTCAGCAAGGGGGGCATCGCGCTCAAGGTGCCGGCGTCGCGCCGGCAGGAATTGCACGGCCGCTCCGAGGAGTCGCTGAACGTGGACCGGACCGCATACAGCCGGTTCGTTCATTACTGGCAGACGCGGGGGTACTTCCACGGCAAGATCAGCCCGACAGCTCATATCGAATACGCGAAGCGGAAGCGCAAGAGCGGCGAGCGCAAGCGCCCGCTAACGATCGAGGTGGGCATGGAGGTCATGCGACTAGCTGGTGAGACTCACCCACGGGACCGCATGGCCGTCGCGCTTGCGCTTTTCACTGGCATGCGCGTCTCCGAAATCGCCGCCCTTCGGTGGGGTCACGTGAAGTGGGCCGATAAGGAGATCCACTTCCCGCGCGACAAGGCGGACGATGAACACGTGGCCATGTTCAACCCGCCGCTGGAGCGGGAGCTGCAAACATGGCACGGCATCTATGGCGAACGGCACGGCACTATCAGCGATGACTGGTACGTCGTGCCCGGCCGACTGCAAGGCAAGTACCGCGATCGGTTTGATCGCATGAACCCCGACTGGCCGATGATCCCGAACCGGCCAGCCACCAACTTGTACGTCTGCCTCAAGCCGTTGTTGGTCGCGGCTGGCGTGCAACACCTGGACGGCAAAGCGTGGCATACCCTGCGCCGGACGTTCGCCAACGAGTTCTACGAGGAGAAGCGCGACATCCGGTCCGTGCAGGAAGCGCTGGGCCACAAGAGTGAGAAGACCACGGAGATCTACCTTGACATGGATGAGCAGCGCAACAAGAACAAGATCGCGATGAGGAACTGGGACCCAACCCGCAAGATTGCCCAGGCCACCGGCAACGTGGTGCCGTTCCAGCGCAAGGCTCAGTAG
- a CDS encoding helix-turn-helix transcriptional regulator, with amino-acid sequence MTTDDAGIGRQVRRFRLAGGMSQQQLADAAGLSQPFISKIESLKKPVTSRHTLLALAEALHVPSQELLGIPLPASTREDLVSLSAVAGIRAALDYPDEPVIWRPRRELVVLARTIMAARMACDYGLISAGLPALLAETRAAHDAGHRWAGPLLVRGLVAGSLTLRPIGWQDLAMRLAEAARRVATDTGHADDYAAAEFAYAQALLASGSRRRARSVAVQAADALPPTERVWAGMLHLHAGLCASSAGEQGGAASHFEQAETLAATPGDEVDPWLMEFTRDNVRTWRIAGALEANGTDPDRAVNLSLQVNRTHLVTRQRASRFDMDAGRAWYLAGKPERAVAFFLRAHEVAPQETRTRSSVREIVGQMQRDARGGGSAELRRLVQAMGVAA; translated from the coding sequence ATGACGACCGACGATGCCGGGATCGGCCGGCAGGTACGCAGATTCCGGCTGGCCGGCGGCATGAGCCAGCAGCAGCTCGCCGACGCGGCCGGGTTAAGCCAGCCGTTCATCAGCAAAATTGAAAGCCTCAAGAAACCGGTGACCAGCCGGCACACGCTGCTCGCGCTGGCCGAGGCGCTGCACGTGCCCAGCCAGGAACTGCTCGGCATCCCGCTGCCCGCGTCCACGCGCGAGGATCTGGTCAGCCTGTCCGCGGTCGCCGGCATCCGCGCCGCGCTGGACTACCCCGACGAGCCGGTGATCTGGCGGCCCCGCCGCGAGCTGGTCGTGCTGGCCCGCACCATCATGGCCGCGCGGATGGCGTGCGACTACGGCCTGATCAGCGCCGGTCTGCCCGCGCTGCTCGCCGAGACCCGCGCCGCGCACGACGCCGGACACCGCTGGGCCGGTCCGCTGCTGGTGCGCGGCCTGGTCGCCGGCTCGCTGACCCTGCGCCCGATCGGCTGGCAGGATCTCGCCATGCGGCTGGCCGAGGCCGCTCGGCGGGTGGCCACCGACACCGGCCACGCCGACGACTACGCCGCCGCCGAGTTCGCCTACGCGCAGGCCCTGCTCGCCTCGGGCAGCCGCCGCCGCGCTAGGTCGGTCGCCGTACAGGCCGCCGACGCGCTGCCGCCGACCGAGCGGGTCTGGGCCGGCATGCTGCACCTGCACGCCGGCCTGTGCGCGTCCAGCGCGGGCGAGCAGGGCGGCGCGGCCTCACACTTCGAGCAGGCCGAGACGCTGGCCGCCACCCCCGGCGACGAGGTCGACCCGTGGCTGATGGAGTTCACCCGCGACAACGTGCGCACCTGGCGGATCGCGGGCGCGCTGGAGGCGAACGGCACCGACCCCGACCGGGCGGTCAACCTGTCCCTGCAGGTCAACCGGACGCACCTGGTCACCCGCCAGCGGGCCAGCCGCTTCGACATGGACGCCGGCCGGGCCTGGTATCTCGCCGGCAAACCGGAGCGGGCCGTCGCGTTCTTCCTGCGCGCCCACGAGGTCGCCCCGCAGGAGACCCGCACCCGCTCCTCGGTGCGCGAGATCGTCGGCCAGATGCAGCGCGACGCCAGGGGCGGCGGGTCGGCCGAACTGCGCCGGCTGGTGCAGGCGATGGGGGTGGCGGCGTGA